The following are encoded together in the Diabrotica undecimpunctata isolate CICGRU chromosome 7, icDiaUnde3, whole genome shotgun sequence genome:
- the APP-BP1 gene encoding NEDD8-activating enzyme E1 regulatory subunit, whose product MSSPAPKSPEQSDKSKKYDRQLRLWGDHGQKLLEHSKVCLINATALGTEILKSLILPGIGSFTIVDGEKVTEEDIGSNFFLESDSIGTSRAQVSTQCLLELNPDVRGDFIDESPEHVMSHTQDFFNKFTVVIATALPEKVLIPLSKHLWESDVPLIVCRSIGFLGYIRLQVKEHTVIESHPDSENHDLRLLSPWRSLREHLESIDVSMLDSKTRSHTPALVILYYYLNKYKELNGGAIPKTRHEKDILRKMIRDSPVCDEGCAKILEENFEEAIRYSNTCLNPSTIPYNVQEILDDESCKKLTHDSSSFWIMCAALREFVQCEGALPVKGSLPDMAADTTSYISLQQLYHRHAEIQAESVYRRASDMARDLGLPLDAITQNEVKLFCKHASELHVVRGSCIADEYERTRLDLNSYLEDPDSLMFYYVILRGLERFISEFNTYPGQFDDQVEPDVLKLKGIIGKLLSEWNCSQVLRDERVHEVCRYGGAEIHSVSAVLGGCAAHEVIKLITHQYKLLNNAFIYDAISSNSATFCL is encoded by the exons atgtcttctccaGCACCAAAATCTCCAGAACAATCAGATAAAAGCAAAAAATATGACCGGCAATTAAG GTTATGGGGAGATCATGGACAGAAACTTTTAGAACATTCAAAAGTTTGTCTTATAAATGCAACTGCACTCGGAACTGAAATTCTAAAAAGTCTAATATTACCGGGTATCGGGTCATTTACCATAGTTGATGGGGAAAAAGTTACAGAAGAGGACATAGGTTCAAA ttttttcttaGAAAGTGATAGCATCGGTACATCGAGGGCTCAAGTGTCCACTCAATGTCTGCTTGAACTTAATCCAGATGTAAGAGGTGATTTTATAGATGAATCTCCAGAACATGTAATGTCCCATACACAAGATTTTTTCAACAAGTTTACTGTTGTTATAGCTACTGCCCTACCTGAAAA AGTTCTTATACCACTCTCAAAACATTTATGGGAATCTGATGTTCCACTGATAGTCTGTAGGAGTATAGGTTTCTTAGGATATATTAGACTACAAGTAAAAGAACATACAGTTATAGAATCACATCCTGATAGTGAAAATCATGATTTGAGATTGCTTTCACCATGGAGATCTTTAAGGGAACATCTTGAAAGTATAGATGTTTCCATGTTGGACTCAAAAACAAGAAGTCATACCCCAGCATTAGTTATATTATactactatttaaataaatacaaagaatTGAATGGAG GAGCGATTCCAAAAACTAGACACGAAAAGGACATCCTTCGAAAAATGATCAGAGATAGTCCAGTTTGTGATGAGGGCTGCgctaaaattttagaagaaaattTTGAAGAAGCTATACGTTACTCAAATACTTGTTTGAATCCTTCTACAATACCTTATAATGTACAG GAAATTTTAGATGATGAGTCTTGCAAAAAATTGACTCATGACAGCTCTTCCTTTTGGATAATGTGTGCAGCCCTCAGAGAATTTGTGCAATGTGAAGGCGCGTTACCAGTCAAAGGAAGTTTGCCGGATATGGCAGCTGACACAACAAGTTACATCTCATTGCAGCAACTGTATCATCGACATGCAGAAATACAGGCTGAATCTGTTTACAGAAGGGCGTCGGACATGGCAAGAGATTTAGGGTTGCCTTTGGATGCTATTACTCAAAATGAA GTGAAATTATTTTGTAAACACGCTAGCGAATTGCACGTCGTAAGAGGCAGCTGTATAGCAGATGAATATGAACGTACTAGACTGGATCTTAATTCATACCTGGAAGATCCAGATAGTTTAATGTTCTATTACGTGATTTTGAGGGGACTGGAAAGATTTATTAGCGAATTTAATACATATCCTGGACAATTTGATGATCAG GTGGAACCGGATGTTCTTAAATTGAAAGGAATCATCGGAAAACTTCTTTCAGAATGGAATTGTTCCCAAGTTCTAAGAGATGAACGAGTCCATGAAGTTTGCCGTTATGGAGGAGCGGAAATTCACTCAGTTTCAGCCGTTTTGGGAGGTTGTGCAGCACATGAAGTGATTAAATTGATAACACATCAGTACAAACTTTTGAATAATGCTTTCATTTACGACGCAATTAGTTCCAATTCTGCTACGTTTTGTCTTTGA